In a genomic window of Sphingomonas lutea:
- a CDS encoding DMT family transporter, translating into MSKRRADLSVVIPFIIFTLIWGGTWIVIRDQLGTVPAHWSVTYRFIIAAAAMAVVAVARGESLRLPRSGILAAAILGALQFVINFNAVYLAEHHVTSGLVATVFALLVIPNTLLGWAFLGQKPSARFAWGSLVAVAGIMLLFVHELREHPARTDEILLGIALTIVGMLGASAANVFQARDKVRRFPLFSLLTWAMGLGALMDGVIALALSGAPVIETRPGYWFGLVYLAIFASALAFSLYLPVVRKIGPGKAAYSSALVPIIAMGFSTWLEDYRWTALTIAGALLAIGGMLLALTRSRSTVPAPDAG; encoded by the coding sequence GTGAGCAAACGCCGCGCCGACCTGTCGGTCGTCATCCCTTTCATCATCTTCACTTTGATATGGGGCGGCACCTGGATCGTCATCCGCGACCAGCTCGGCACCGTCCCGGCGCACTGGTCGGTGACCTATCGCTTCATCATCGCCGCGGCGGCAATGGCCGTCGTCGCCGTGGCGCGCGGCGAAAGCCTGCGCCTGCCCCGCAGCGGCATTCTTGCCGCAGCGATCCTCGGCGCCCTCCAGTTCGTGATCAATTTCAACGCTGTCTATTTGGCAGAACATCATGTGACGTCGGGGCTGGTCGCGACGGTCTTCGCGCTGCTGGTGATCCCCAACACGCTGCTCGGCTGGGCTTTCCTCGGCCAGAAGCCGAGCGCGCGCTTCGCTTGGGGCTCGCTGGTCGCGGTCGCGGGCATCATGCTCCTGTTCGTCCACGAACTGCGCGAGCATCCGGCACGAACGGATGAAATCCTGCTCGGCATTGCGCTGACCATCGTCGGCATGCTCGGCGCATCGGCGGCCAACGTCTTCCAGGCCCGCGACAAGGTGCGGCGCTTCCCGCTGTTCAGCCTGCTCACCTGGGCGATGGGGTTGGGTGCGTTGATGGACGGCGTCATCGCGCTCGCGTTGTCCGGCGCACCAGTGATCGAAACGCGCCCCGGCTATTGGTTCGGCCTCGTCTATCTTGCGATCTTCGCCTCGGCGCTGGCGTTCAGCCTCTACCTCCCAGTGGTGCGCAAGATCGGTCCAGGCAAAGCGGCCTATTCGAGCGCGCTGGTGCCGATCATCGCCATGGGCTTCTCGACCTGGCTCGAAGATTATCGCTGGACCGCGCTGACGATCGCCGGTGCGCTGCTGGCGATCGGCGGCATGCTCCTCGCCCTCACGCGAAGCCGGTCCACCGTCCCAGCGCCCGA
- a CDS encoding threonine aldolase family protein, translating to MRFFSDNAAAAHPRVIDAIAASNRVSTAYDGDDYSARLDRAFSDVFETEVRALWVTTGTAANCLALAAMCPPFGAILCHKDAHIENDEAGAPGFFSGGAKLMLVDGPGAKVTPDALAAACDRVRKDVHQVQPAALSITNATEYGLAYSVAEVGALGEVARSRSLAFHMDGARFANAIVSTGASPADVTWRAGVEALSFGFVKNGGLNAEALVLFNSKLADEIAVRRKRAGHLLSKGRMLAAQILAMLDGDLWLDNARAANAAAQSLAQAAPGRLVYPVEANELFLKVSAEEAAALRGQGFDFYDWGVGEIRLVTSWDQQGAEVDRLATAIAAL from the coding sequence ATGCGCTTTTTCTCCGATAATGCCGCCGCCGCGCATCCGCGGGTGATCGACGCCATCGCCGCGTCGAACCGGGTCAGCACTGCCTATGACGGCGATGACTATAGCGCGCGTCTCGACCGCGCCTTCTCGGACGTGTTCGAAACCGAAGTCCGGGCCCTTTGGGTAACGACCGGGACCGCGGCCAATTGCCTGGCGCTGGCGGCGATGTGCCCGCCATTCGGCGCGATCCTGTGCCACAAGGATGCGCATATCGAGAATGACGAGGCGGGCGCACCGGGCTTCTTCAGCGGGGGCGCCAAGCTGATGCTGGTCGATGGGCCGGGTGCCAAGGTGACGCCCGATGCGCTTGCCGCAGCCTGCGACCGCGTGCGCAAGGACGTCCACCAGGTCCAGCCCGCCGCGCTGTCGATCACCAATGCCACAGAATATGGCCTGGCCTATTCCGTCGCCGAAGTGGGTGCCTTGGGCGAGGTGGCAAGATCGCGGAGCTTGGCCTTCCACATGGACGGCGCGCGCTTCGCCAACGCCATCGTCTCCACCGGCGCATCGCCGGCCGACGTGACGTGGCGCGCCGGGGTCGAGGCCTTATCGTTCGGGTTCGTCAAGAACGGCGGGCTCAATGCCGAGGCTTTGGTGCTGTTCAATAGCAAGCTGGCCGACGAGATCGCGGTCCGCCGCAAGCGGGCGGGCCATTTGCTGTCGAAGGGCCGGATGCTCGCCGCGCAGATCCTCGCGATGCTCGACGGCGACCTGTGGCTCGACAATGCGCGTGCCGCCAATGCCGCTGCGCAGAGCTTGGCGCAGGCTGCGCCCGGCAGGCTGGTCTATCCGGTCGAGGCCAATGAACTGTTCCTCAAGGTGAGCGCCGAGGAGGCCGCGGCGCTGCGCGGGCAGGGCTTCGATTTCTACGACTGGGGCGTTGGCGAAATCCGGCTGGTGACAAGCTGGGACCAGCAGGGCGCCGAGGTCGACCGGCTCGCCACCGCCATCGCCGCCTTGTGA
- a CDS encoding L-lactate dehydrogenase encodes MTAASISDYRALARARLPHFLFEYLDGGSYDEVTLARNAADLQAVALRQRVLRDVSAIDTSTELFGQRWSLPVGLGPVGLSGLYARRGEVQAAKAAAAAGVPFTLSTLSACPIAEVARAAPLWFQLYIVKDRDFTRDMVAQAKAAGCGALMLTVDLAVPGTRYRDYRSGLSGGLRGKHTQFRQALMRPGWAWDVGVHGRPHTFGNIAPLVGAGAVLKDLMGWVAKNFDASVTWKDVEWVRSQWDGPLVIKGILDPDDAREAAATGADGIVVSNHGGRQLDGVASTARALPRVAEAADGRLKLLVDGGVRSGLDVVRMLALGADFVLLGRAWGYALAGGGQAGVAHVLRLIEAEMRVTMALTGVTSVAGIDESVIDR; translated from the coding sequence GTGACGGCCGCCTCGATCTCCGATTACCGCGCGCTGGCCCGCGCCCGGCTGCCGCACTTCCTGTTCGAATATCTCGACGGCGGATCGTACGACGAAGTCACGCTGGCGCGGAATGCCGCCGATCTGCAGGCGGTGGCGTTGCGGCAGCGGGTGCTGCGCGATGTGTCGGCGATCGACACCTCGACCGAGCTATTTGGCCAGCGCTGGTCACTGCCCGTCGGACTTGGGCCGGTCGGACTCAGCGGCCTCTATGCGCGGCGCGGCGAAGTGCAGGCGGCGAAAGCGGCGGCGGCGGCGGGCGTACCGTTCACGCTCTCCACGCTAAGCGCCTGCCCGATCGCCGAGGTCGCGCGCGCCGCGCCCCTATGGTTCCAGCTGTACATCGTCAAGGATCGCGACTTCACCCGCGACATGGTCGCGCAAGCCAAGGCGGCCGGATGCGGCGCACTGATGCTGACCGTCGACCTTGCCGTGCCGGGCACGCGCTACCGCGACTATCGCTCGGGCCTGTCAGGCGGCCTGCGCGGCAAGCACACGCAATTTCGCCAGGCGCTGATGCGGCCGGGCTGGGCGTGGGACGTCGGCGTCCACGGTCGTCCGCACACGTTCGGGAATATCGCACCGCTCGTCGGCGCCGGCGCCGTCTTGAAGGACTTGATGGGCTGGGTCGCCAAGAACTTCGACGCGTCGGTCACTTGGAAGGACGTGGAATGGGTCCGCAGCCAGTGGGACGGGCCGCTGGTGATCAAGGGCATCCTCGACCCCGACGACGCGCGCGAAGCCGCGGCCACCGGCGCCGACGGCATCGTCGTGTCGAACCACGGCGGACGCCAGCTCGACGGCGTCGCCTCGACCGCGCGCGCGCTGCCGCGCGTTGCCGAGGCCGCGGATGGCAGGCTCAAGCTGCTGGTCGATGGCGGCGTACGCTCCGGGCTCGACGTGGTGCGGATGCTGGCGCTGGGTGCCGACTTCGTCCTGCTTGGCCGCGCCTGGGGCTATGCGCTGGCGGGCGGCGGACAGGCCGGCGTCGCGCACGTGCTGCGCCTGATCGAGGCGGAAATGCGCGTGACCATGGCGCTCACCGGCGTGACCAGCGTCGCCGGCATCGATGAATCGGTCATCGACAGATGA
- a CDS encoding aminopeptidase P family protein: MSTYADRLKALREQLKANSLDGFVVPLTDEHMSEYVGTYAQRLAWLTGFEGSAGSAVVLPEEAAIFTDGRYTLQVRSQVSATEWSYQSVPETSTTEWLKEHAPQGGRIGYDPWLHTRDWVSAARKALAARGAELVAVERNPIDEIWTDRPEASKAKLVVQADEHAGRSAADKRTEVADWLTKHKADAAVLSALDSIAWAFNIRGQDVSRTPVALAYALVHADGTADLFVAGEKIGADVRQHLGNGVRIHERYEFENALGELKGKRVVVDPQHAVAAIFEALERAGAEVIAMRDPTILPKAIKNPVEIAGQKAAQERDGAAISRFLRWVETEAPKGEVDELTASDKLEALRRENPELRDLSFDSISGAGPNGAIVHYRSSEKTNRKLEQNSIYLIDSGGQYVDGTTDITRTVVVGEPTDEMRDRFTRVLKGHIAIASAVFPKGTRGSQLDSFARRPLWEAGLDYAHGTGHGVGSFLSVHEGPQRISPVGSAQSGGDEPLQAGMILSNEPGYYKTGEYGMRIENLVLVVERDIPGAEKDMLGFETLTFAPIDRRLIDAEMLDPAELTWLNCYHAHVLARIGPKLSGEDLEWLRQACAPIEVD; encoded by the coding sequence ATGTCTACCTATGCCGATCGCCTGAAGGCCCTTCGCGAACAACTCAAGGCCAACTCGCTCGACGGGTTCGTCGTCCCCCTGACCGACGAGCATATGAGCGAATATGTCGGGACCTATGCCCAGCGCCTGGCCTGGCTGACCGGGTTCGAAGGCTCGGCCGGCTCGGCCGTCGTGCTGCCCGAAGAGGCCGCGATCTTCACCGACGGGCGCTACACGCTGCAGGTCCGCAGCCAGGTGAGCGCAACCGAATGGAGCTATCAGTCGGTGCCGGAAACGAGCACGACCGAATGGCTCAAGGAACATGCGCCGCAGGGCGGGCGCATCGGCTACGACCCGTGGCTTCACACGCGCGATTGGGTGAGCGCGGCGCGCAAGGCGCTGGCGGCGCGCGGCGCGGAGCTGGTCGCGGTCGAGCGCAATCCGATCGACGAAATCTGGACCGACCGGCCCGAGGCTTCGAAGGCCAAACTGGTCGTCCAGGCCGACGAACATGCCGGGCGCTCGGCAGCCGATAAAAGGACCGAGGTCGCCGACTGGCTGACCAAGCATAAGGCCGACGCCGCGGTCCTTTCCGCGCTCGATTCGATCGCCTGGGCCTTCAACATCCGCGGGCAGGACGTGTCGCGCACGCCGGTCGCGCTGGCCTATGCCCTGGTGCATGCCGACGGAACCGCCGATTTGTTCGTCGCCGGTGAGAAGATCGGCGCCGACGTGCGGCAGCATCTCGGCAACGGCGTGCGCATCCACGAACGCTACGAATTCGAAAATGCGTTGGGCGAGCTCAAGGGCAAGCGCGTGGTGGTCGATCCCCAACATGCGGTCGCCGCGATCTTCGAGGCGCTGGAACGGGCAGGGGCCGAGGTCATCGCGATGCGCGATCCCACGATCCTGCCCAAGGCCATCAAGAATCCGGTCGAGATTGCCGGCCAGAAAGCCGCACAGGAACGCGACGGCGCGGCAATCTCGCGCTTCCTCCGCTGGGTCGAGACCGAAGCGCCCAAGGGTGAGGTCGATGAGTTGACCGCCTCGGACAAGCTCGAGGCGTTGCGCCGCGAGAATCCCGAGTTGCGCGACCTGTCGTTCGACAGCATTTCCGGCGCCGGCCCGAACGGCGCAATCGTCCACTATCGCTCGAGCGAGAAGACCAATCGCAAGCTTGAGCAGAATTCGATCTATCTAATCGATTCGGGCGGGCAATATGTCGACGGCACCACCGACATCACGCGGACCGTCGTCGTCGGTGAGCCGACCGACGAGATGCGCGACCGCTTCACCAGGGTGCTGAAGGGCCACATCGCCATCGCATCCGCCGTCTTCCCCAAGGGCACGCGCGGGAGCCAGCTCGACAGCTTCGCGCGGCGGCCGTTGTGGGAGGCGGGGCTCGATTACGCCCACGGCACCGGCCACGGCGTCGGCAGCTTCCTGTCGGTTCACGAAGGGCCGCAGCGTATCTCGCCCGTCGGCAGCGCGCAGAGCGGCGGCGACGAGCCGCTGCAGGCGGGCATGATCCTGTCCAACGAGCCCGGCTATTACAAAACCGGCGAATATGGGATGCGGATCGAAAATCTGGTGCTGGTGGTCGAACGCGACATTCCGGGCGCGGAAAAGGACATGCTCGGCTTCGAGACGCTGACCTTCGCGCCGATCGACCGGCGGCTGATCGACGCCGAAATGCTCGATCCGGCCGAGCTGACCTGGCTCAATTGCTATCACGCGCATGTGCTGGCGCGGATCGGGCCGAAGCTGTCGGGTGAGGATCTCGAGTGGCTGCGGCAGGCCTGCGCGCCGATCGAGGTGGATTGA
- the maiA gene encoding maleylacetoacetate isomerase, translating to MSRPILYDYFRSSAAYRVRIALNLKGVDYESRSVNLAEGAQKSDDYRAINPQGFVPMLEIEGLRLTQSLAIVVYLDQTIPDPPLMPRDPADGAHVRAMAMTIACDIHPLNNLRVLKYLKGELGQPQETVDAWYAHWISEGLPALEAMAAPHAGDFLFGDQPSLADVCLVPQLFNARRFNVPLDAYPTLLRADASAAKLEAFTKAHPDKQGSDQSRTLMGSQQEQAQ from the coding sequence ATGAGCCGCCCGATCCTCTACGATTACTTCCGCTCCTCGGCCGCCTATCGCGTGCGCATCGCGCTCAACCTCAAAGGCGTCGATTATGAAAGCCGGTCGGTCAATCTGGCCGAGGGCGCGCAGAAGTCGGACGACTATCGCGCGATCAACCCGCAGGGGTTCGTGCCGATGCTGGAGATCGAGGGCCTCCGCCTGACGCAGAGCCTGGCCATCGTCGTCTATCTCGACCAGACGATCCCCGATCCACCGCTGATGCCGCGCGATCCCGCCGACGGCGCGCACGTCCGGGCGATGGCGATGACGATCGCGTGCGACATCCACCCGCTCAACAACCTTCGCGTACTCAAATATCTGAAGGGCGAGCTCGGCCAGCCGCAGGAGACGGTCGACGCCTGGTATGCGCATTGGATTTCCGAAGGGCTGCCGGCACTCGAAGCGATGGCCGCACCGCACGCAGGCGACTTCCTGTTCGGCGACCAGCCGAGCCTCGCCGATGTCTGCCTCGTGCCCCAGCTGTTCAATGCGCGGCGCTTCAACGTGCCGCTCGATGCCTACCCCACCTTGTTGCGCGCCGACGCCAGTGCCGCCAAGCTGGAGGCCTTCACGAAGGCGCATCCGGACAAACAAGGGTCCGATCAAAGTCGTACTTTGATGGGGTCCCAGCAGGAGCAAGCCCAATGA
- a CDS encoding S9 family peptidase → MNIPADHPSPPTAEQRPHSYERHGVTIEDPWHWLRDPKYPAVDDADVLDYLKAENAYFEHWADEQRPLLDELFAEMKGRIKEDDSSVPLRDGDWEYWWAFKPGAQYRTWYRRPATSTPFVPSEVEGRPPRAEGVSTSLDTSGEGETLFDESAEAEGKDYFRLGALEVSPDGKLLATLVDDNGSERFQLRIRDLATGKDIETVTDVGIGSPVWTSDSAGIVFLEVNDNWRSYRARYHRLGQPADEAVTLYEETEELGFSVGIGRSQDRSLIFISTGDNATSEVRFVSAADPSQPLTLISPRQANREYHVDAAHGKLWIHTNDDHVNFRIAEADLGTPGEWRTVVPGSDRTYLTGIAAYRDHLAISSRVDGLDQLRLRTYADEEKAIAFGEATYSAGFHGNPEFAPASYRLGYSSMVTPMTTYDYHPETGELEVRKVQEIPSGYDASQYATERLMITARDGARVPVSVVYRKGFEKDGAGRLFLYAYGAYGLAIPPVFNSNRISLLDRGWACAIAHIRGGDDLGHQWFLDGKLHKRTNTFNDFVDVARGLVAEKFTAPGKIAINGGSAGGELMGAVVNSDPELWGAVVADVPFVDVLNTMLDDTLPLTPGEWPEWGNPITDKDAFDYIRSYSPYDNVKRQAYPPMLITGGLTDPRVTYWEPAKWGAKLRAHKTDDNLLLVKINMGAGHGGKSGRWEKLHEVAETYAFIMTQVGDE, encoded by the coding sequence ATGAATATCCCTGCTGACCACCCGTCACCGCCAACTGCCGAACAGCGCCCGCACAGCTACGAACGTCACGGGGTGACGATCGAAGACCCGTGGCACTGGCTGCGCGATCCGAAATATCCGGCGGTCGATGATGCCGACGTGCTCGACTATCTCAAGGCGGAGAATGCCTATTTTGAGCATTGGGCGGACGAGCAGCGGCCGCTGCTCGACGAGCTGTTCGCGGAGATGAAGGGGCGGATCAAGGAGGACGATTCGTCTGTGCCCCTGCGCGACGGCGACTGGGAATATTGGTGGGCGTTCAAGCCGGGGGCGCAATATCGGACATGGTATCGCAGGCCAGCCACCTCAACTCCGTTCGTCCCGAGCGAAGTCGAGGGACGCCCGCCCCGAGCTGAAGGTGTCTCGACTTCGCTCGACACAAGCGGAGAAGGGGAAACCCTCTTCGATGAATCCGCCGAGGCCGAGGGCAAAGACTATTTCCGGCTCGGCGCGCTGGAGGTGAGCCCCGACGGAAAGCTGCTCGCGACCCTGGTCGATGACAATGGCTCCGAGCGGTTCCAGCTGCGCATTCGCGACCTTGCCACCGGCAAGGATATCGAGACCGTCACCGATGTCGGCATCGGCTCCCCCGTGTGGACCAGCGACAGCGCAGGTATCGTGTTCCTCGAGGTCAACGATAACTGGCGTAGCTATCGCGCGCGCTACCACCGCCTAGGGCAGCCGGCGGACGAAGCGGTCACGCTTTACGAGGAGACCGAGGAATTGGGGTTCAGCGTCGGCATCGGCCGATCGCAGGACCGCAGCCTGATCTTCATTTCGACCGGCGACAATGCGACGAGCGAGGTGCGCTTCGTCTCCGCCGCCGACCCGTCGCAGCCGCTGACGCTGATCTCTCCGCGTCAGGCCAACCGCGAATATCATGTCGATGCGGCGCATGGGAAACTCTGGATCCACACCAACGACGACCATGTGAATTTCCGCATCGCCGAGGCCGACCTGGGGACCCCCGGCGAGTGGCGGACGGTCGTTCCCGGATCGGACCGGACCTACCTCACGGGGATCGCCGCCTATCGCGATCACCTGGCGATCAGCAGCCGCGTCGACGGCCTCGATCAGCTCCGACTACGCACCTATGCCGACGAAGAGAAAGCGATCGCGTTCGGCGAAGCGACCTACTCTGCCGGCTTCCACGGCAATCCGGAGTTCGCGCCCGCCAGCTACCGCCTCGGCTATTCGTCGATGGTCACGCCGATGACCACCTACGATTACCATCCGGAAACGGGCGAGCTCGAGGTGCGCAAGGTCCAGGAAATCCCGTCGGGCTACGACGCGTCGCAATATGCGACCGAGCGGCTGATGATCACCGCGCGGGACGGGGCGCGCGTGCCGGTGTCGGTGGTCTACCGCAAAGGGTTCGAGAAGGACGGCGCGGGCAGGCTCTTCCTTTATGCTTATGGCGCCTACGGCCTCGCCATCCCGCCGGTGTTCAACAGCAATCGCATCAGCCTGCTCGACCGCGGCTGGGCCTGCGCCATCGCCCACATCCGCGGCGGCGATGACCTAGGCCATCAATGGTTTCTCGACGGCAAGCTCCACAAGCGCACCAACACCTTCAACGACTTCGTCGATGTCGCGCGGGGGCTGGTGGCGGAGAAGTTCACGGCGCCTGGAAAGATTGCGATCAACGGCGGTTCGGCGGGCGGCGAGCTGATGGGCGCGGTGGTCAACAGCGATCCCGAGCTGTGGGGCGCGGTGGTCGCCGACGTACCGTTCGTGGACGTGCTCAATACGATGCTCGACGATACCCTGCCGCTGACGCCCGGCGAGTGGCCCGAATGGGGCAACCCGATCACCGACAAGGACGCGTTCGATTACATCCGCAGCTATTCGCCTTACGACAATGTGAAGCGCCAGGCCTATCCGCCGATGCTGATCACCGGCGGCCTGACTGACCCCCGCGTGACCTATTGGGAGCCCGCCAAATGGGGCGCCAAGCTGCGCGCCCACAAGACCGACGACAATCTGCTGCTGGTCAAGATCAACATGGGCGCCGGCCACGGCGGCAAGTCCGGCCGCTGGGAAAAGCTCCACGAGGTGGCGGAGACCTATGCGTTCATCATGACGCAGGTGGGGGACGAGTGA
- a CDS encoding polyhydroxyalkanoic acid system family protein, with protein MAHPIEVDLPHQLGKDEARRRIANNIHTLSDHIPGAANVQSAWTDDQLRLDIGAMGQEVAATIDIHDKSVHLKVLLPGMLGMFAGPIQAALRKKGNVLLEDHSKG; from the coding sequence ATGGCACACCCGATTGAAGTCGATCTTCCCCACCAGCTGGGCAAGGATGAAGCGCGGCGGCGCATCGCGAACAATATCCATACGCTCAGCGACCACATCCCGGGCGCGGCGAACGTGCAGTCGGCGTGGACCGACGACCAGCTCCGGCTAGACATCGGCGCGATGGGGCAGGAGGTCGCGGCGACGATCGACATCCACGACAAGAGCGTGCACCTGAAGGTGCTGCTGCCCGGCATGCTCGGCATGTTCGCAGGGCCGATCCAGGCAGCGCTCCGCAAGAAGGGCAATGTCCTGCTCGAGGATCACTCGAAAGGCTGA
- a CDS encoding FAD-dependent oxidoreductase has product MRHFAVVGSGPAGFYTAEALQKTYGDGARIDILDRYPVPYGLIRFGVAPDHQSLKAVSKRYDKVVDAPGVDFIGNVTLGRDISVAELLDLYDAVILAIGAPHDRKLGIPGEDLPGVFGSAEFVGWYNGHPEFADLDPPLDGTHAAIIGNGNVALDCARILSKTRDEFEGSDIVGHALDALDGSAIRTITILGRRGPHQIAMTPKELGELGHLAAAVPEIDPADFPPVDADAALEPGLRKSVTLLREFEGIARDKPKRMVFDFFAKPVAIEGPSAGSGQAARAERIIVERTELDESGAARGTGETYAVPASLIISCIGYSTPPIEGVAYDERGGKFLNDSGRIGDRLFAVGWARRGPTGTIGTNRPDGYEVADQVAAAMPPGSAGDKPGAAGLKRLLDERGIMATDYDDWRKIEETEAANARPGSPREKFVRVAHWLESLGR; this is encoded by the coding sequence ATGCGGCATTTTGCGGTGGTCGGATCGGGGCCGGCGGGGTTCTACACCGCCGAGGCGCTGCAAAAGACCTATGGCGATGGGGCGCGCATCGACATCCTCGACCGCTATCCGGTGCCGTACGGCCTGATCCGCTTCGGCGTCGCGCCCGACCACCAGTCGCTGAAGGCGGTGTCCAAGCGCTACGACAAGGTGGTCGATGCGCCGGGGGTCGACTTCATCGGCAACGTCACGCTCGGCCGCGACATTTCGGTCGCCGAACTGCTCGACCTCTACGACGCGGTGATTCTTGCCATCGGCGCGCCGCACGACCGCAAGCTCGGCATCCCCGGCGAGGATTTGCCGGGCGTGTTCGGCTCGGCCGAGTTCGTCGGCTGGTATAACGGTCACCCCGAATTCGCCGACCTCGATCCGCCGCTCGACGGCACGCACGCCGCGATCATCGGCAACGGCAATGTCGCGCTCGATTGCGCGCGGATCCTGTCCAAGACGCGCGACGAGTTCGAAGGATCGGACATCGTCGGCCACGCACTCGATGCGCTCGACGGGTCGGCGATTCGAACGATCACCATTTTGGGTCGCCGCGGCCCGCACCAGATTGCGATGACCCCCAAGGAGCTCGGCGAGCTGGGGCATCTCGCGGCCGCCGTGCCCGAAATCGATCCCGCCGACTTCCCCCCGGTCGACGCCGATGCGGCGCTCGAACCCGGCCTGCGCAAGTCGGTCACCTTGCTGCGCGAGTTCGAGGGTATCGCGCGCGACAAACCCAAGCGCATGGTCTTCGACTTCTTCGCCAAGCCGGTCGCGATCGAAGGCCCTTCGGCGGGCTCAGGACAGGCTGCCCGGGCCGAGCGGATCATCGTCGAACGCACCGAACTCGACGAGAGCGGCGCCGCGCGCGGGACCGGCGAGACCTATGCGGTGCCGGCCTCGCTGATCATCAGTTGCATCGGTTATTCGACCCCGCCGATCGAGGGCGTCGCTTATGACGAGCGCGGCGGCAAGTTCCTCAATGACAGCGGGCGGATCGGCGACCGCCTGTTTGCCGTCGGTTGGGCGCGGCGCGGGCCGACCGGGACGATAGGCACCAACCGGCCCGACGGCTACGAAGTCGCCGACCAGGTCGCGGCGGCGATGCCGCCGGGCAGCGCCGGCGACAAGCCGGGCGCGGCGGGCCTGAAGCGGCTGCTGGACGAGCGCGGCATCATGGCCACCGACTATGACGATTGGCGGAAAATTGAGGAAACCGAGGCCGCCAACGCGCGCCCGGGGAGCCCGCGCGAAAAGTTCGTTCGGGTCGCGCACTGGCTGGAGTCCCTGGGGCGTTAG
- a CDS encoding class II aldolase/adducin family protein: MDGASPLQSVDIPSLQGKVSDEEWAVRVDLACAYRMVAYYGWDDLIFTHLSARVPGPEHHFLLNPYNLMFEEVTASSLVKVDTHGNPVDPTPFITNPAGFTIHSAIHMAREDAQAVMHLHTPHGQAVSAHEEGLLPLTQTAMLIRGALGFHDYEGVATDLEERERLVADLGDKQGMILRNHGTLAVGGTVGECFLTLYYIERACQAQIMALSAGDRISNPPQGTPELAAEQGAVGLKVAANLLAWPALLRKAYRLDPSFAT; encoded by the coding sequence ATGGACGGCGCCTCGCCGCTGCAGTCGGTCGACATCCCCTCACTCCAGGGCAAGGTCAGCGACGAGGAATGGGCGGTCCGCGTTGACCTGGCCTGCGCCTATCGCATGGTCGCTTATTACGGCTGGGACGACCTCATCTTCACGCACTTGTCGGCGCGCGTGCCAGGGCCTGAGCATCACTTCCTGCTCAACCCCTATAATCTGATGTTCGAGGAGGTGACCGCTTCGTCGCTGGTCAAGGTCGATACCCACGGCAATCCGGTCGATCCGACGCCCTTCATCACCAACCCCGCGGGCTTCACCATTCACAGCGCGATCCACATGGCGCGCGAGGATGCGCAAGCGGTGATGCATCTGCACACGCCCCACGGCCAGGCGGTGAGTGCGCACGAAGAAGGGCTGTTGCCGCTGACCCAGACCGCAATGCTGATCCGCGGCGCGCTCGGCTTCCACGATTATGAAGGCGTCGCCACCGACCTTGAGGAGCGCGAGCGGCTGGTCGCCGACCTGGGCGACAAGCAGGGCATGATCCTGCGCAATCACGGCACGCTCGCGGTTGGCGGCACCGTCGGCGAATGCTTCCTGACGCTCTATTATATCGAGCGCGCCTGCCAGGCGCAGATCATGGCGTTGAGCGCGGGCGACAGGATCAGCAACCCGCCGCAGGGCACGCCCGAGCTGGCCGCCGAGCAGGGTGCAGTGGGGCTCAAGGTCGCGGCAAATCTGCTCGCTTGGCCCGCACTTCTGCGCAAGGCCTACCGCCTCGACCCGAGCTTCGCGACGTGA